A segment of the Cheilinus undulatus linkage group 24, ASM1832078v1, whole genome shotgun sequence genome:
TTAGCTGATTTGCTGATCTGGTTCTGTTCTCCCTGATTTGGAAGATCTGGTTCTGTTTGTTCCAATTTGGTTAATCAGGATCCCTAAGGCCCAATTTGGATGATCTAGTTGTGTTTGGCCCATCTTAGCTGATTTGCTGATCTGGTTCTGTTCTACCTGATTTGGATTATCTGGGCCTATTTGGTCTAATTTGGCCAGTCTGGGTCTGTTTAGTCCAATATGGCCAATCAGGATCAGTAAGGCCCGGTCTGGTGGATCTGTGTATGTTGGCCCGATTTGGATGAGCTGGTTGTGTTTAGCTTAATTGAGCTGATTAGCTGATCTGGTTCTGTGGATTGTGACAACGCAGGTGAGTATCTACCTTCCTAGAGCACAGAGATTTCCCACACTGTAGAGGACAGCGAACACAGCGAGACCAAAACCAGGAACCCACAGCAGACAGGTACCCTGTTaccatggagacagaaacaacaGACGGATGATAAAGCTGTGGGGCCCAGCTTCTAACGTATTTCTGCATCTGActgaacatttaaataaatactgaCAACCTTAGCTTTCACGTTAACTCACCAGGATGGAGCAGAAAACACCAAGAATAAAGCAGATGATGAAGCCTCTCACCCTCGCACCCCAGGACAGCGTTGACGCCTGATTGGCTCTCTGCAGGAaccacatcatcatcatcatcatcatcgggTAACAAAGGTATGTTGAAGGTACATGATCACATGGAATACATAAGTTTGTATTTTATCCATTTacttctagaaaaaaaaaaacggtttaTTTGAGGTTGCTctcaacagcactacattacccacaatcctctgGTGTCCAGGTTTGGACCCTTCCTGATCAACAGTATGACTAAATGGTTTAAACCTCAATAAAGGGCTCAGTAGGTTTAGCTGATCTTTCATTaaattgaacattttaacatcctgaaatgttttcaataATTTTGTATAATTCAAACAGTATTTATaggagttgttgtttttgatagtTAGAATTAATTATTGGATGAAGAACCTTGGAatcaaaaaagtttgaatttaGTTTGTTACTAGAATCCATTATAGAGGTTTGTATCATGTATTAGCATTCAGCTAGCTAATATTGAGCATTAATATTGGTCTAaaatgcccagccctagctTAGAGGAGAATGTAACTAATAGAGATGCTACTGGGCTTAATGTGACTATTTAACCCACTTATAAAACTCTGCTAAAGGGGAAACATCAACATTTGAGTTCCCTAAGTTGCCTTGTACTTCTGCTTccgttgttttttttgtctaattttctACTTCTTTAGCTCTAAATATACAGACGAGCACTCAGTGAGACAAGACAACGTTTTTAAAAGCTTACATTTATcctaaaacaacagcaaagtaCCTGAGAACTTCCTACATAACtaaaacattacttttactGTCAGAATAGGTATATTTGAAGTTTCTTCTGGGTGTTATCTCGTTGACTTTGAGGGTTAAAAAGGCGCTAACagatgctaacatgctaacaacAATAACATGGACAAGTTAGCCGTTACCACCAGAATCCCCGGTGTGTCCGAGTTTCCGTCATCTTCTCCGCTCAGAACCTTCTTTAGTTTGTCCATGATGTCTCCGATTACCGCCTGAGATCACAAAAACTCCTCTGTGAGGTTCCAGAGGGTTCCCAGGTGTTCCCGATGTCAGGGAGAGCAGGTCAGAGGCAGAGCATCAACAGGTGCAGCGTTTCCGCCTAATCTGGCCTGAATAGAACAGAGGGGGGCGCTGTTTCCTCCACTTCAGCTCATCACGATCACAGACGTCcacgtcttcttcttcttcttcttgtttaaCGGCGGGTGGCATCCAACGTTACAGGTGCCACACATCAACGTGTTTAATAAAGAGACGTTTATAGGAATACTCGCTTTTATGTgagacagcaacaaaacacatgactcTCATAGTATGTGACTCTTAGCTACGGCGGCCCTGAAGGTcatctgcaaaaataaataaaaaaccccCACCAAATTTGTgagataaaaaaacattttaaaaaaatgcagcatgCAAAATATTTAAGAATATAGAAAATAGTATCACATCAATaccaaaatatttcataaatacaaacattttaaaaagtaaaaaaacaaaaaacaaaatcaataacacaaaaacatttaattgaatgcaaaaacactaaaaaaacaaacaaacaaacaaaaaaaaatgagtaaggTCTGTCTCAAAAAACACAGGTGTTTCATGAAACTAACATTAAATGTGATGATGAATCAATGGAgcatttgaaaaattaaaaatgcacgaaaactttatttaaagtcaaaacaaaaaaattaaacctaAAATGTAATAAGAACCATAGAAAACAGAccccctacacacacacacacacacacacacacccacacctacacacacaaccagcaaaaaaaaaaaaacaaaaacaaaaaaaaaacatgccattGAAAAAGCAACTCATgaaatcaaaaaatgtattcactGAAATGTTATATACAATTACAATTTAACCAGTGTGGTTGGATGTTCAAAAGTAGGAAAAACATCATTTCaagaagcacaaaaacattcaagaaatgcaaaatgctttttataaaaatgcaaaaaagaaggttggtggggtttttttcttttaacaataaGGTAGAAACTTTAATTTTGTCCTATCTTTTTGGTTGTTAAgataatgattatttttatttggatAAAACTCTGTGAATGAATGACCATAACACTCAAACTTCCCAATGATTATTCTTCTGAAAATCTCTGAAATTGGCCTCCGGTAGTCTGTATTGCTGTCTTCTTGTATATCATTTACATACCGGTACatatgatttcatttttcctctttgcGTCTCACtggaaaggaaaaagaaaaaaaaaaaaagaaatgcaatcaTATCTTAAAGAAATGTCAAGAAATATTCAAGAATTGCAAAGacatctaaaataaataaatatttcaaccAAAGTGGTTGGAggcttgataaaaaaaatgtaagagaTTTCAAGAAATGCgggagaaaaaaatagaaaaaaattaagaaacacaaaaacattcaaacaaaggTGGTTGATAGTTTGGCCAAtaaacaagaagaaaacaaattcagagacatacaaacacatttaaagaaatacaaaaacaaccccccacccaaaaaaaaaaaatcatttaacaaatgtaaaaacaacaacacttaCTGTTTTCCACctgattaaatattttttgagtCGGtgaatttatttgcattttgttaaatgtttttgcatttaacaaacattttaaatattttcaggatttctagaaatgtttttgttgttgaccTTAAGGGCCACCGTACATATCAGACTGTAATAGTACAGAAACTAACTTTACTGTGAACACTTGATTACATTcagttttaaacacattttcctcAAGAATCAGGCTTTACTCTGCGtgttcaattcaactttattgaGTCAccttaaaaacagctgaaatcaTAAAAACAGCTCAGTAAATATTGATCCAATCACTCTTACAGTCACACACTCAAACATTCACacaaatgaggtaactgtggTTGTATGTGAGCTTCATAATTGGCCTTTTATAATAAAATCTACAAACTCTCCCTTCTTTTAAGTAGTTTCAGGCTGCTCgtctctgctgttgttttaaaaatggtcCTAGTCCCTTTTTTTGTGACAATGCCACAGTCCGGTTATTTAGTTCTGAGGTATTTTGATGGAGCGATGCTCTCTTCT
Coding sequences within it:
- the LOC121506359 gene encoding vesicle transport protein SFT2B-like encodes the protein MDKLKKVLSGEDDGNSDTPGILVRANQASTLSWGARVRGFIICFILGVFCSILGTCLLWVPGFGLAVFAVLYSVGNLCALGSTMFLVGPLRQLKNMCAKERAIATVVMLVCLMLTLCAAFWWKNNGLALLFCILQFLAFTWYGLSYIPFARDAVIKLFSLCL